A window of Xiphophorus hellerii strain 12219 chromosome 19, Xiphophorus_hellerii-4.1, whole genome shotgun sequence contains these coding sequences:
- the LOC116709266 gene encoding uncharacterized protein LOC116709266 — MSRPHEKHWRDVNLPQRSRHVPSYLQNYEVSYTPRHHITEEEQPSSSEMRRYLQSMREESDQLRREVQRLTDIIQQSPGQASKPQSQSKCREEDTSTTPAPTSKPTPYSGHTGPRQAVSAPSVINDVPPTPQSHRRDPIEDLDRCLQEVGLLSKDDISPVTSRSSSPFSQAKPMDFNTDDCMEPESSHQRESKSHRKACDKSCDSKRPHFKAASNSDVKYYPNYEDDYDRYNEPYHHDDRSHHYYGVSPFKSSHPDHGDEYGPMRPNRPSSPSARHDSRYYGAERRQSSDYRDHHDDYHATLYECDRERCRGGRYSSDHQHSPHLDPSFGKSSALEYYHGPKPTIPYFKSEDPREFARLKLALDNLLPYDAPEHFKFQILTDHLKCEEALLIADSYSNSPLPFTDTIRALTEMYGQPQQLALKRISDLMDGPNIRPGDIKAFKSFALQVRALVGMLQQLGSQGWTELRCASHVSRLLVKLPHDLRAHFHRFVNPVHTPVPTLLDLADWLEYEVRVQVSGDQYSSTSNRERQAPPKSRHPDYKSQRSTAILLGSQSPQSKMKSDRTPAMREISQDKPKKYCPFCDTELHYLNQCSNFKILSVEQRTEWIKANRRCWRCGREHQAVRCNLKAKCKQCERKHLDILHEVNTSQISTAPVEPQPPQPSTCLVSSVSETLYVDRPVRSNQVLLKLCRVILQSGPKVLETYAILDDGSERTILLHDAALSLGLQGKPEDLTLRTVRQEVCTINGATVSFSVAPASQPSKSYQVNKAFTAKQLNLACHTYPVEVLQEKYRHLRDIPLPSIKCAQPLLLIGSDNPHLVTPVEPVRLGPPGGPAAVHTRLGWTLQGPTSLLCHQLSPQQCLFTKCNPPEAELLSHVEKLWQLDTLPYRSERLITRSREDLEAVRILEDKTTRVMVDGVNRYATPLLWKRDFPPLLSPKEAVLPQLRGTEKRLVKDPEKATIYSREIHKLIDAGYVKAITPTKAKESNYSWFIPHHIVQHNGKYRIVFNCSFIFNEQSINDHLLPGPTLGASLLGVLLRFREHPVAISSDVKGMFHQVRLLDEDKPFLRFLWRDVKVDQEPTIYEWQVLPFGTTCSPCCAAFALQSHVQKHTAPEEDARQSVERCFYVDNCLQSLQSENQAKQLVNRLHTVLMEGGFELREWASNVPAVIKHLPKELRSESSTLWFTQQTANPQERTLGLLWQCKSDTLCYKQHNRDCLEPTMRNIYRLLAQQYDPLGYIIPYTTRAKIIVQRLWDKKRGWDDPNLPEDLLQAWKSWEEELPQLSQIALPRCYTDHNTDRSTISQTIHVFCDASERAYGSVAYLRSDNGDGQIQVAFLAARSRVAPKKQLSIPRLELCGALTGAQLASVLLKELTIKIQKVVYWTDSTTVLNWLKSNSCRYKVFVGTRVAEIQELSDIKSWHYIDSASNPADDITRGKTLAQLTEKSRWTHGPSFLLQASDQWPESPTDHFIEETEELRSPVFCGLTSSPQPTLPDMQQFNTFQELLEATARVLDGAASDKSPTADDYHKAELALFRQAQMENFPEEMTLLKSGKALPSTSRVLTLAPEYDQTSGLIRVGGNGEATLKSQGWQIFHPPV; from the exons ATGTCAAGGCCACATGAGAAACATTGGAGAGATGTAAACCTCCCACAGAGATCGAGGCATGTACCATCATATCTCCAGAATTATGAGGTCAGCTATACACCAAGGCACCACATTACTGAGGAGGAGCAGCCATCTTCATCTGAAATGCGCAGATATCTTCAAAGCATGAGAGAGGAAAGCGACCAACTACGCAGAGAGGTCCAGCGTCTTACAGATATAATCCAACAATCTCCTGGACAGGCATCAAAACCTCAGTCACAGTCCAAGTGTAGAGAAGAGGACACATCTACTACACCAGCACCTACTAGTAAGCCGACGCCATATAGTGGCCACACAGGCCCACGTCAGGCAGTAAGTGCCCCCTCGGTGATTAATGATGTTCCTCCAACTCCACAAAGCCACCGACGTGACCCCATTGAGGACCTGGATCGCTGTCTGCAGGAAGTGGGATTACTCAGCAAAGATGACATTTCTCCTGTAACATCTCGAAGCTCATCTCCCTTCTCCCAAGCCAAGCCTATGGATTTCAATACTGATGATTGTATGGAACCAGAGTCATCACATCAAAGAGAGTCTAAATCACACCGTAAAGCTTGTGATAAATCATGTGATAGCAAAAGGCCACATTTTAAAGCAGCATCCAACTCTGATGTCAAGTATTATCCCAACTATGAGGATGATTATGACCGCTATAATGAGCCCTATCACCATGATGACAGATCTCACCATTATTATGGTGTCTCTCCATTCAAGTCAAGTCACCCAGACCACGGTGACGAATATGGCCCAATGAGGCCCAACCGACCAAGTAGTCCAAGCGCTCGCCATGATAGCCGCTACTAtggagcagagaggagacaATCTTCTGATTACAGGGATCACCATGATGATTACCATGCAACACTCTATGAATGTGACAGAGAGAGATGTCGGGGAGGCAGATACTCATCTGACCACCAACATTCCCCCCATCTAGATCCTTCTTTTGGTAAATCCTCAGCGCTAGAGTATTACCATGGTCCCAAACCGACTATCCCTTACTTCAAGTCCGAGGACCCTCGTGAGTTTGCCAGATTGAAACTAGCCCTCGACAACTTGCTCCCATATGACGCTCCAGAGCAttttaagtttcaaatactCACAGATCATCTCAAATGTGAAGAGGCGCTACTTATAGCCGACTCATACAGTAACAGTCCACTCCCATTTACGGACACTATAAGAGCGCTCACTGAGATGTATGGTCAACCGCAGCAGCTGGCGCTGAAGAGGATTTCTGATTTAATGGATGGACCTAATATCAGACCTGGGGACATTAAAGCATTTAAGTCTTTTGCCCTTCAAGTTCGAGCCTTAGTAGGAATGCTGCAGCAACTTGGAAGCCAAGGATGGACAGAACTGAGATGTGCATCACATGTCTCTCGTCTCCTAGTGAAGTTGCCACACGACCTAAGAGCACACTTTCATAGATTTGTGAACCCTGTTCATACTCCAGTTCCAACCCTGCTTGATCTGGCTGACTGGCTTGAGTACGAAGTACGAGTTCAAGTTAGTGGTGATCAATACAGCAGTACCTCCAATAGAGAGAGACAAGCTCCACCCAAGAGCCGACATCCTGACTACAAGTCACAAAGATCTACAGCGATTCTACTTGGCAGTCAGTCTCCTCAGTCAAAGATGAAATCAGATAGGACTCCAGCTATGAGAGAGATCTCTCAGGACAAACCAAAGAAATACTGTCCCTTCTGCGATACAGAGCTTCATTATTTGAACCAGTGCAGCAACTTCAAAATCCTGTCAGTAGAGCAGAGGACAGAGTGGATTAAAGCAAACAGACGATGCTGGCGCTGCGGTCGGGAACATCAGGCTGTCAGGTGCAATCTCAAAGCCAAGTGCAAACAATGTGAAAGGAAGCATTTGGATATCCTGCACGAGGTTAATACCAGCCAAATAAGCACAGCACCTGTCGAACCTCAACCACCTCAGCCGAGCACATGCCTAGTGAGTTCTGTTTCAGAGACACTGTACGTTGATCGGCCAGTTAGAAGCAACCAAGTGTTACTCAAGTTGTGCCGTGTCATACTCCAGAGCGGTCCAAAGGTACTAGAGACCTACGCAATACTGGATGATGGATCAGAGCGCACAATACTCCTACATGATGCTGCTCTTAGCCTGGGCCTTCAAGGGAAGCCTGAAGATCTCACACTTCGTACCGTCCGGCAAGAAGTCTGCACTATTAACGGTGCCACTGTCTCCTTCTCAGTTGCTCCAGCTTCACAGCCTAGTAAGTCATACCAGGTCAACAAAGCTTTCACGGCTAAACAGCTAAACTTAGCCTGCCATACCTACCCAGTTGAAGTTCTGCAGGAAAAGTATCGCCATCTCAGAGACATTCCGCTGCCATCCATTAAATGTGCCCAGCCATTGCTGCTGATAGGGTCAGATAACCCACATCTAGTTAcgccagtggaaccagtacgTCTCGGTCCACCAGGTGGACCTGCAGCAGTTCATACGAGGTTAGGATGGACTTTACAAGGCCCCACAAGTCTGTTATGCCATCAACTGTCTCCACAACAGTGCCTCTTCACTAAGTGCAATCCACCGGAAGCAGAGCTTCTAAGTCATGTGGAAAAGTTGTGGCAGCTAGATACGCTGCCATACAGGAGTGAACGGTTGATTACCAGGTCAAGAGAAGATTTGGAGGCAGTCCGCATACTGGAAGATAAGACCACCAGAGTAATGGTCGATGGTGTGAACAGGTATGCGACACCATTGTTATGGAAACGGGACTTCCCACCCCTCCTTTCACCTAAAGAAGCTGTCTTACCACAGCTGCGTGGGACAGAGAAACGGCTAGTAAAAGACCCAGAAAAAGCCACCATTTACTCTAGAGAAATCCACAAGCTCATTGATGCTGGTTACGTCAAAGCCATAACCCCAACTAAGGCAAAGGAGAGCAACTATTCATGGTTCATTCCACACCACATTGTTCAACACAATGGGAAGTACAGAATAGTCTTCAATTGCTCCTTCATCTTTAATGAGCAGAGCATCAATGATCACCTTCTTCCTGGGCCCACACTTGGAGCCAGTCTTCTGGGAGTCCTCCTTAGGTTCCGAGAGCACCCCGTGGCTATCAGCAGTGATGTGAAGGGAATGTTTCATCAGGTACGCCTGTTGGATGAGGATAAACCCTTCCTTCGTTTCCTGTGGAGAGATGTTAAAGTGGACCAGGAACCTACTATCTATGAGTGGCAAGTGCTCCCCTTTGGTACAACGTGCAGTCCATGTTGCGCCGCCTTTGCATTACAAAGTCATGTCCAAAAACACACAGCACCAGAGGAGGATGCCCGCCAATCAGTAGAACGTTGTTTCTATGTTGATAACTGTCTGcagagtcttcagtcagagaacCAGGCCAAGCAGCTGGTGAATCGACTGCACACAGTACTCATGGAAGGTGGATTTGAGCTCAGAGAATGGGCCAGCAATGTTCCTGCTGTCATCAAACACCTACCCAAAGAATTAAGATCAGAAAGCAGCACACTTTGGTTCACACAACAAACAGCTAACCCTCAAGAACGTACACTTGGACTGTTGTGGCAGTGTAAGTCAGACACACTCTGCTATAAGCAGCACAACCGTGACTGTCTTGAACCAACTATGCGCAACATCTATCGTCTTCTTGCCCAACAATACGATCCTCTGGGATACATTATTCCATATACGACCAGAGCTAAGATCATTGTACAGCGACTTTGGGACAAGAAGAGAGGTTGGGATGATCCCAATCTCCCTGAAGATCTGCTCCAAGCTTGGAAGTCATGGGAGGAAGAGCTTCCCCAGTTGTCCCAGATCGCTTTACCCAGATGTTACACTGACCACAACACAGATCGTAGTACCATCAGTCAGACCATCCATGTGTTTTGTGACGCATCTGAACGTGCTTATGGATCAGTGGCGTACCTGCGTAGTGATAACGGGGATGGACAGATACAAGTTGCATTCTTAGCTGCCAGATCCAGAGTTGCCCCAAAGAAGCAACTATCGATACCTCGACTCGAGTTATGCGGTGCTCTAACTGGAGCACAGTTAGCTTCAGTGCTGCTGAAAGAACTCACCATCAAGATCCAAAAAGTGGTATACTGGACTGATTCCACCACCGTACTCAACTGGCTCAAATCCAATTCCTGCAGATATAAAGTGTTTGTAGGTACAAGGGTTGCAGAGATACAGGAATTATCAGATATCAAATCCTGGCATTACATTGATTCTGCCTCCAACCCAGCAGATGATATCACCAGAGGGAAAACATTAGCCCAACTGACTGAAAAAAGTCGTTGGACTCATGGACCATCCTTCCTCCTGCAGGCATCTGATCAGTGGCCTGAATCACCAACTGACCACTTTATCGAGGAAACAGAGGAGTTGAGGAGCCCAGTATTCTGTGGTCTAACTAGCTCACCCCAACCGACTCTTCCTGACATGCAGCAGTTTAACACCTTTCAAGAGCTACTAGAAGCAACTGCAAGAGTACTCGATGGGGCGGCCAGTGACAAGTCTCCCACTGCTGATGACTATCACAAGGCTGAGTTAGCCCTTTTCAGACAGGCTCAGATGGAGAACTTCCCAGAAGAAATGACGTTACTCAAATCGGGAAAAGCTCTTCCATCTACCAGTAGAGTGCTCACACTCGCCCCTGAATATGATCAGACCTCAGGTCTAATCCGTGTTGGAG GAAATGGAGAGGCAACCCTCAAGTCCCAAGGATGGCAGATCTTCCACCCTCCAGTTTGA